One stretch of Pigmentiphaga aceris DNA includes these proteins:
- a CDS encoding MetQ/NlpA family ABC transporter substrate-binding protein, producing MSFTFGRSTRRRLLLASAAAAIATLTSAPSLAQNNAKPSVPNTPFLIYATPTPQGDVLRYVQKLADEDGSGLKLKVIESSQGLDSNQLVFKGDVHANLTQHQPYFNSWIAAHPEAKDTLVHASTLLVNIFGLYSSKYKSVKDIPEGTKILVPNEQTNLPRALFILQNEGLLKLSHTSSDGSPAAVAIDEKSIQDNPKKFQFVPTETGLRAKALPDVAASFINGDIALTNGIDPKSALSLESADKNPYANVLTTRRELLTDPRLKLLVTYLNSPKVAAYINDNYKGFIVPAQQSLLP from the coding sequence ATGTCATTCACCTTCGGCCGCAGCACGCGGCGCAGGCTCCTGCTCGCCAGTGCGGCGGCCGCCATTGCCACGCTCACCAGCGCACCAAGCCTGGCGCAAAACAACGCAAAACCAAGCGTCCCCAACACCCCATTCCTGATCTACGCCACCCCCACGCCGCAGGGCGACGTGCTGCGTTACGTGCAGAAACTGGCCGACGAAGATGGCAGCGGCCTGAAGCTGAAAGTGATTGAAAGCAGCCAGGGCCTGGACTCGAATCAACTGGTGTTCAAAGGCGACGTGCACGCCAACTTGACCCAGCACCAGCCCTACTTCAATTCCTGGATTGCCGCGCACCCAGAAGCCAAGGACACGCTGGTTCATGCGTCTACCTTGCTGGTGAATATCTTTGGCCTGTATTCGTCCAAATACAAGTCGGTAAAAGACATCCCCGAAGGCACAAAGATCCTGGTGCCGAATGAACAGACAAACCTGCCGCGCGCCCTGTTCATTCTGCAAAACGAAGGCTTGCTCAAGCTCAGCCACACCAGCTCGGACGGATCGCCGGCAGCCGTGGCAATTGACGAAAAGAGCATCCAGGACAATCCGAAGAAGTTTCAATTCGTCCCCACCGAAACAGGTCTTCGTGCGAAGGCGCTGCCCGACGTCGCGGCCTCGTTCATCAACGGTGATATTGCACTGACGAATGGCATCGACCCGAAAAGCGCCCTGTCCCTGGAAAGTGCCGACAAGAACCCCTACGCCAACGTACTGACCACCCGCCGCGAACTGCTGACCGACCCGCGCCTGAAGCTGCTGGTGACCTACCTGAACAGCCCGAAAGTCGCGGCCTACATCAACGACAACTACAAGGGCTTCATCGTGCCCGCGCAGCAAAGTTTGCTGCCGTAA
- a CDS encoding type II toxin-antitoxin system RelE/ParE family toxin produces the protein MIKSFRHKGVQAFFETGSRAGIQPAHAGRLQILLTALNVAQSPEDMNAPGWKLHKLSGKNPKGQRVQDHWAVTINGSWRLIFMFEGQHATLVDYMDYH, from the coding sequence ATGATCAAAAGTTTCAGGCACAAGGGCGTTCAAGCTTTTTTTGAGACTGGCTCTCGTGCGGGTATTCAGCCTGCACACGCAGGCCGTTTACAGATTTTGCTGACCGCTTTGAACGTGGCGCAATCGCCAGAAGACATGAATGCACCTGGCTGGAAACTGCACAAGCTTTCCGGAAAGAACCCGAAGGGCCAGCGTGTGCAGGATCATTGGGCTGTCACCATCAACGGTAGTTGGCGGCTGATCTTTATGTTTGAAGGCCAGCATGCCACGTTGGTCGACTACATGGACTATCACTAG
- a CDS encoding HigA family addiction module antitoxin produces the protein MRMHNPAHPGTVLREYLGELSVTEAAARLGVTRAALSRILNGSAGISADMALRLRDALGTSAEMWLAMQAQYDLWQAEQKPRPKVMAFREMVRT, from the coding sequence ATGCGCATGCACAATCCGGCTCATCCTGGCACAGTCCTGAGAGAGTACCTGGGTGAGCTCAGTGTCACTGAAGCTGCTGCCCGCCTTGGCGTAACCCGTGCTGCGCTGTCCCGGATACTTAATGGGTCTGCAGGCATATCGGCCGACATGGCTCTGCGACTGCGTGACGCGCTGGGCACCAGCGCAGAAATGTGGCTTGCCATGCAGGCACAGTACGACCTGTGGCAAGCCGAGCAGAAGCCGCGGCCCAAAGTCATGGCATTCCGAGAAATGGTGAGAACCTAG
- a CDS encoding ABC transporter ATP-binding protein translates to MTTLKQPANTYAANAGDGRRSTTAAPLLDVRALNVHFQGRGHAHHAVRDLNFSVERGETLALVGESGCGKSTTALSILRLLGPQAKMGGELRFQGRDILSLDTLALRALRGRDISMIFQEPMTSLNPVHTVGAQIIETLRLHQGLSYEAARKRTLDMLELVRIPEPQRRIDDYPHNLSGGQRQRVMIAMAVACQPKLLIADEPTTALDVTVQARILELLDQLRRDLSMGLLLITHDLGVVSQWADRVLVMFDGQKVEEGPARQVFEQPRHAYARGLLGASLHAGKEVHYSAGLLPEIHRLADSQGEGQGFRLVTPTLRAGVVKGAVKDGANRPATAANASPASASPTETDKASPLLSVQSLRTSYPKRDGGVFHAVDNVSFDIARGETVGLVGESGCGKSSLSRTLMRLIPSSAGKIVFDGTDLAALKERQVKPWRRHIQMVFQDPYASLNPRRNVHDTLDAVLAVHGERDKRERARQISQTLDRVGLPAAAASRYPHEFSGGQRQRIGIARALIVRPSLLILDEPVSALDVSIQAQILNLLVELKHDFGLSYLFISHDLSVVRYIADRVLVMHGGQIVEQGDHQSIWQSPQHDYTRSLIAAVPKPLPVMQAA, encoded by the coding sequence ATGACGACGCTGAAACAGCCTGCCAATACTTATGCGGCCAACGCCGGTGACGGACGCCGCAGCACCACTGCTGCACCCTTGCTGGACGTGCGCGCGTTGAACGTTCATTTCCAGGGGCGTGGCCATGCACACCATGCCGTGCGCGACCTGAATTTCAGTGTTGAGCGTGGCGAGACACTTGCCCTGGTGGGTGAGTCTGGCTGCGGCAAGTCGACCACCGCACTGTCCATTCTTCGTCTGCTGGGACCGCAGGCCAAGATGGGCGGAGAACTGCGCTTTCAAGGGCGCGACATCCTGAGCCTGGATACCCTCGCATTGCGCGCCTTGCGCGGGCGCGATATCTCGATGATCTTCCAGGAACCGATGACGTCCCTGAACCCGGTGCATACCGTGGGGGCACAGATCATCGAGACGCTGCGACTGCATCAGGGTCTGTCTTACGAAGCGGCCCGCAAGCGCACACTGGACATGCTGGAACTGGTGCGCATTCCTGAACCACAGCGCCGCATTGACGACTATCCGCACAACCTGTCTGGCGGGCAGCGTCAGCGTGTGATGATCGCGATGGCTGTGGCTTGCCAGCCCAAGCTATTGATCGCCGACGAACCCACCACCGCGCTGGACGTCACCGTGCAGGCGCGCATTCTGGAACTACTGGACCAGCTGCGGCGTGACCTGTCGATGGGGCTGTTGCTGATCACGCACGATCTGGGCGTGGTGTCGCAATGGGCGGACAGGGTGTTGGTCATGTTCGATGGGCAGAAGGTTGAGGAAGGCCCGGCGCGACAAGTGTTTGAACAACCCAGGCACGCCTATGCGCGCGGCTTGCTGGGTGCATCGCTGCATGCGGGCAAAGAGGTGCATTACAGCGCTGGTCTGCTGCCCGAGATTCATCGATTGGCCGATAGCCAGGGGGAAGGGCAGGGCTTCAGGCTGGTGACGCCGACCCTGCGCGCGGGGGTAGTGAAGGGGGCTGTGAAGGATGGTGCAAACAGGCCGGCAACAGCGGCAAACGCTTCACCGGCAAGTGCTTCACCGACCGAGACTGACAAAGCTAGTCCGCTGTTGTCCGTACAGTCTTTGCGTACCTCGTATCCCAAGCGCGACGGCGGCGTCTTCCACGCGGTGGACAACGTTTCCTTCGATATTGCACGCGGCGAAACGGTGGGCTTGGTGGGCGAGTCGGGTTGCGGGAAATCCAGCCTGTCCCGCACCCTGATGCGTTTGATCCCTTCCTCTGCCGGCAAGATCGTGTTCGACGGGACCGATCTGGCTGCATTGAAAGAACGCCAGGTCAAACCGTGGCGGCGGCACATCCAGATGGTGTTCCAGGACCCTTATGCATCGCTCAACCCGCGCCGCAACGTACACGACACACTCGACGCAGTGCTGGCCGTGCACGGTGAACGCGACAAGCGCGAGCGCGCCCGGCAGATCAGCCAGACGCTTGATCGCGTTGGCCTGCCTGCGGCGGCGGCCAGCCGTTATCCTCACGAATTTTCAGGTGGTCAGCGTCAACGTATCGGCATTGCCCGTGCATTGATCGTGCGGCCGTCCTTGCTGATTCTGGATGAGCCAGTTTCTGCTCTCGACGTGTCGATCCAGGCGCAGATACTGAACCTGCTGGTGGAGCTGAAACACGACTTCGGGCTGTCCTACCTGTTCATCTCGCACGACTTGTCAGTGGTTCGCTACATCGCTGACCGTGTCCTGGTCATGCATGGCGGCCAGATCGTTGAGCAGGGCGACCATCAAAGCATCTGGCAGTCGCCACAACACGACTACACGCGCAGTTTGATCGCCGCAGTGCCCAAGCCTTTGCCAGTCATGCAGGCTGCCTGA
- a CDS encoding ABC transporter permease, protein MTRQAVLGWRPWRTAASKAVAAQPVTGALAAPSRHTAWKALLRNPSAMAGLLILSAFVGLALFANVIFPGDPLDMVTEPLLWPGQDSTALLGSDSLGRNVAAGVAHGARVSLAVGAVAALISLTIGVLVGASAGYFGGWVDDLLVRLTELIQTIPTFLLVIVIVAIGQPSVRVIVLAIGLASWPVIARLVRAEFRALRESEFVLAARSQGFSDAWIIFKEILPNALPPVVVTTSVLVATSILQESALSFLGMGDPNIVSWGSMIGEGREMLRTAWFLTAVPGIAIILSVLSLNLLGDGLNDALNPRSRG, encoded by the coding sequence ATGACACGACAAGCGGTATTGGGATGGCGTCCGTGGCGCACGGCGGCATCGAAGGCGGTGGCTGCCCAGCCGGTCACAGGCGCGCTGGCTGCACCATCGCGCCACACGGCGTGGAAGGCGCTGCTGCGCAACCCATCGGCGATGGCGGGTCTGCTCATCTTGAGTGCATTCGTTGGCTTGGCCTTGTTCGCCAACGTCATCTTTCCGGGAGACCCGCTGGATATGGTCACCGAGCCATTGCTGTGGCCCGGCCAAGACAGCACCGCCTTGCTGGGCAGCGATTCACTCGGGCGCAACGTGGCCGCAGGCGTGGCACACGGGGCACGTGTATCGCTTGCCGTAGGTGCCGTGGCGGCGCTGATCAGCCTGACGATTGGTGTGCTGGTGGGAGCATCGGCCGGTTACTTCGGCGGCTGGGTGGACGACCTGCTGGTGCGCCTGACCGAACTGATCCAGACCATTCCGACCTTCCTGCTTGTGATCGTGATCGTGGCGATCGGTCAGCCGTCGGTGCGTGTGATTGTGCTGGCCATCGGGCTGGCGTCCTGGCCGGTGATTGCCCGCCTGGTGCGTGCTGAATTCCGGGCGCTGCGTGAATCGGAATTCGTGCTGGCGGCGCGCAGCCAAGGCTTCAGCGACGCCTGGATCATCTTCAAGGAAATCTTGCCCAATGCACTGCCGCCCGTGGTGGTGACGACCTCGGTGCTGGTGGCAACATCGATCTTGCAGGAGTCGGCCTTGTCCTTCCTGGGCATGGGTGACCCGAACATCGTCTCGTGGGGCAGCATGATCGGCGAAGGGCGTGAAATGCTGCGCACTGCCTGGTTCCTGACCGCCGTGCCCGGCATCGCAATCATTTTGTCCGTACTGTCGCTCAATCTGCTGGGCGATGGTTTGAATGACGCGCTCAACCCGCGCTCGCGAGGCTGA
- a CDS encoding ABC transporter permease: MSNNATWARIGGTLRRNAWQAVPTILGIIVLNFVLMELVPGDAADVIAAEAGSATAESMAQLRAHFGLDLPMLRRLWDYLSGLVFLDLGVSPRHNTEVTTLIFGRLGNTLLLMGTALGVAVLSGVLIGVLMSLKAGKWQDRVLSVLALLLYSTPGFWLGLMAIVLFSVKLGWLPTGGDHSIGAGLTGWPAVIDGARHLVLPALATAGFFVAIFSRLTRASMLEVNRQDYVRTAESKGLSPAAITFRHVLRNALIPVTTVAGMHFGALLGGATVIETVFSWPGLGRLALESVLARDYSVLLGILFMASLLVIVVNMLVDLLHAWLDPRIQIR; the protein is encoded by the coding sequence ATGAGCAATAACGCAACATGGGCCAGAATCGGCGGCACGCTGCGCCGTAATGCCTGGCAGGCCGTGCCCACCATTCTGGGCATCATCGTGCTGAACTTCGTGCTGATGGAACTGGTGCCGGGTGACGCGGCCGATGTGATCGCCGCTGAGGCAGGGTCGGCCACTGCCGAGAGCATGGCGCAGCTGCGTGCCCACTTCGGGCTGGACCTGCCCATGCTGCGCAGACTTTGGGACTACCTGTCGGGCTTGGTGTTCCTCGACCTGGGCGTCTCGCCGCGACACAACACGGAGGTCACCACGCTTATCTTCGGTCGCCTGGGCAACACCTTGCTGTTGATGGGCACCGCGCTGGGCGTGGCTGTGTTGTCGGGCGTGCTGATCGGGGTGTTGATGTCGTTGAAGGCCGGCAAGTGGCAGGACCGCGTGTTGTCGGTGCTGGCCTTGCTGCTGTATTCCACACCCGGTTTCTGGCTGGGCCTGATGGCGATTGTGCTGTTCTCGGTGAAGCTGGGTTGGCTGCCCACGGGCGGTGATCACAGCATTGGTGCAGGGCTGACAGGCTGGCCCGCCGTGATCGACGGTGCGCGTCACTTGGTGCTGCCCGCGCTGGCCACCGCAGGGTTCTTCGTGGCGATCTTTTCGCGGCTGACCCGCGCGTCGATGCTGGAAGTGAACCGCCAGGATTACGTCCGCACGGCAGAGTCCAAGGGCCTGAGCCCGGCCGCCATTACCTTCCGCCACGTATTGCGCAACGCGCTGATCCCCGTCACGACGGTGGCGGGCATGCACTTCGGTGCACTGCTGGGTGGGGCAACCGTCATTGAAACCGTGTTCAGCTGGCCGGGGCTGGGCCGCCTGGCGCTGGAATCGGTATTGGCACGTGACTACTCGGTGTTGCTGGGCATTCTGTTCATGGCATCGCTGCTGGTGATCGTGGTCAACATGCTGGTCGATCTGCTGCATGCCTGGCTCGACCCGCGCATTCAGATCCGCTGA